One part of the Bacillota bacterium genome encodes these proteins:
- a CDS encoding DUF4430 domain-containing protein — MKRLYVVPLLLLLLGLLVPLFYASKEDRQGPPNSPGQTRVEVKEGPEESASKTGPVSQNGAVAQAPPKHLPGEKTGQATKAVPTQKKTGEERSEGVSDKTPGAADGAVAVGVAVVGKDGELLFGPAEVRVAKESTWGTTALGALDATGLPYTMSARFPDFVEAVAGQRNRGQSGWMYKVNEEVPLVAAAKRIVKQGDRVIWWYSRDMSQASPRWDDLVRKN; from the coding sequence GTGAAGCGACTCTACGTGGTGCCGCTTTTGCTGCTCTTGCTGGGCCTGCTGGTGCCGCTCTTCTACGCCTCAAAGGAAGACCGGCAGGGCCCGCCAAACTCTCCCGGGCAAACCAGAGTAGAAGTCAAAGAGGGCCCGGAGGAAAGTGCTTCCAAGACCGGACCCGTTAGCCAGAACGGTGCCGTGGCGCAAGCCCCGCCGAAGCACCTGCCGGGCGAGAAGACCGGGCAGGCAACAAAAGCGGTGCCGACCCAAAAGAAAACGGGAGAGGAAAGGAGCGAGGGGGTGTCTGACAAGACGCCAGGGGCCGCTGACGGCGCGGTTGCAGTAGGCGTTGCGGTGGTGGGAAAGGACGGCGAGCTCCTTTTCGGTCCTGCTGAGGTCAGGGTAGCAAAAGAAAGCACATGGGGCACCACCGCCCTCGGTGCCTTGGATGCCACGGGGCTGCCTTACACCATGTCTGCAAGGTTTCCGGACTTCGTGGAAGCGGTCGCCGGCCAGCGCAACCGCGGCCAGTCCGGCTGGATGTACAAAGTTAACGAGGAGGTCCCGCTGGTTGCCGCTGCCAAAAGGATCGTGAAGCAGGGGGACCGGGTGATCTGGTGGTACAGTCGAGACATGAGCCAGGCTTCCCCCCGGTGGGATGATTTGGTAAGGAAAAACTGA
- a CDS encoding copper amine oxidase, with amino-acid sequence MKRIACFLLAIAFCAAVAFPASASPVSSPQAGEALKRAKSYLLKLEKERGVLSPWSYIALAASGENLGGSRVSRACELLGSDEELASGEMNTYCLLVFTLLAAGQDPFNYRGKNIVEIIQQAQLPSGKFADNVKTGGEDLVNSHIWAVLALKAAGASVPDPEGARRWLAGRQHEDGSFYWNARDRKTADVDSTGMVLMALGALGETQESPVVQKAVRYLQSVQKASGGFESWGAENPESCSMVILGLRTVGIDPQDPAFRKPEGDPVTALLRFQLPDGSFEHIEGGGVNEMATHQALMALDALLSGEIFWTRLKRKAGLGGREELSVRFRVGKKWYVTSRSGQEERHEMDAVPFVESGRTFVPVRYLALAMGVAERDILWDGKNRTVTLRLGNTAVRLTVGSRTLYVNGRSRGMDVAPVVRNGRTYLPARYVAEAFGYRVDWNESLKEVLITLQ; translated from the coding sequence GTGAAAAGAATAGCGTGTTTCCTGCTGGCGATTGCCTTTTGCGCGGCAGTTGCCTTTCCCGCATCTGCCTCGCCTGTATCCTCGCCTCAGGCCGGAGAAGCCCTGAAACGGGCAAAAAGCTACCTTCTGAAATTGGAGAAGGAGAGAGGAGTGCTTTCTCCCTGGAGCTACATAGCGCTGGCCGCGTCCGGTGAGAACCTCGGCGGCAGCCGCGTATCCCGGGCCTGCGAACTCCTCGGGAGCGATGAGGAATTGGCCTCCGGAGAGATGAACACCTACTGCCTGCTGGTCTTTACCTTGCTCGCGGCCGGGCAGGATCCCTTCAACTACCGCGGGAAAAACATTGTGGAGATCATCCAGCAGGCCCAGCTTCCCAGCGGCAAGTTCGCCGACAACGTAAAAACGGGCGGGGAGGACCTGGTCAACTCCCACATCTGGGCGGTTCTTGCCCTCAAAGCCGCCGGCGCCTCCGTGCCGGACCCCGAGGGGGCGCGCCGGTGGCTCGCCGGCCGGCAGCACGAAGACGGCTCTTTCTACTGGAACGCCCGCGACCGGAAAACCGCTGATGTGGACTCCACAGGAATGGTTCTGATGGCCCTGGGCGCCCTGGGAGAGACGCAGGAAAGCCCGGTTGTCCAGAAAGCGGTCCGCTACCTGCAGAGCGTGCAGAAGGCAAGCGGCGGTTTTGAGTCCTGGGGGGCCGAGAACCCGGAGTCCTGCAGCATGGTGATCTTAGGGCTGCGCACCGTCGGGATCGATCCCCAGGATCCGGCCTTCCGGAAGCCTGAAGGCGACCCCGTCACCGCCCTGCTCCGGTTTCAGCTGCCCGACGGCTCTTTTGAGCACATTGAGGGCGGGGGGGTGAACGAGATGGCCACCCACCAGGCATTGATGGCCCTCGACGCCCTGCTTTCCGGGGAGATCTTCTGGACGCGGCTCAAGAGAAAGGCAGGGCTCGGAGGCAGAGAAGAGCTTTCTGTAAGGTTCCGGGTTGGGAAGAAGTGGTACGTGACCTCGCGGTCCGGGCAGGAGGAACGGCACGAGATGGATGCCGTCCCGTTCGTCGAAAGCGGCCGCACCTTCGTCCCCGTGCGCTACCTGGCGCTGGCTATGGGCGTGGCGGAGAGGGACATCCTCTGGGACGGCAAGAACCGGACGGTGACGCTCAGGCTCGGCAACACGGCCGTCAGGCTCACCGTCGGAAGCAGGACTCTCTACGTCAACGGCCGGTCGAGGGGGATGGACGTGGCCCCGGTCGTCCGGAACGGCCGCACCTACCTGCCCGCGCGCTACGTGGCCGAGGCCTTCGGGTACAGGGTCGACTGGAACGAGTCCTTAAAAGAAGTCCTGATCACACTGCAGTGA
- a CDS encoding energy-coupling factor transporter transmembrane protein EcfT has product MLDRLFYEDRDVLLQDLHTVALLGYLGVLFVLALLFSHPLYLLAVLAAGALGVAAAGALEKWEFYLKFGLWMALLIMVLNPLVFHAGKTVIWQAGPVKVCLEAVCYGAAMGVRLLAVLTVCCLGSATVHPDKLLALFSRFAYKSALVAALATKMLPAAARDLANAREVLQVRGVDFEAGSFREKLKKHSWLFDILLVSSLEGALQIAEAMQARAFGSGPRSCYRRELARPRDAVCLAASLLALALSAYAKASGSGDYTYYPRLAPLADGSSLILLLGILLALSVPAILSWGWKHWPCLRSKI; this is encoded by the coding sequence ATGCTTGACCGCTTATTCTATGAGGACAGGGATGTATTGCTTCAGGACCTCCACACCGTTGCCCTGCTGGGGTACCTGGGAGTGCTCTTTGTCCTGGCTCTGCTCTTCTCTCACCCCCTCTATCTGCTGGCCGTCCTGGCGGCCGGGGCGCTCGGAGTGGCGGCCGCCGGGGCCCTGGAAAAGTGGGAGTTTTACCTGAAGTTCGGCCTCTGGATGGCGCTCCTGATCATGGTCCTCAACCCCCTCGTCTTCCACGCTGGAAAAACCGTCATCTGGCAGGCCGGGCCGGTAAAGGTCTGCCTCGAGGCAGTGTGCTATGGTGCCGCCATGGGCGTGAGGCTGCTCGCCGTTTTGACGGTCTGCTGCCTCGGGAGCGCAACCGTCCACCCCGACAAGTTGCTCGCCCTTTTTTCCCGCTTCGCCTATAAGTCTGCCCTCGTGGCCGCCCTTGCCACGAAGATGCTGCCTGCTGCTGCCAGGGACCTGGCGAACGCCCGGGAAGTCCTCCAGGTGCGGGGTGTGGACTTCGAGGCGGGAAGTTTCAGGGAGAAGCTGAAAAAGCATTCGTGGCTGTTCGACATCCTCCTCGTTTCTTCGCTCGAAGGCGCCCTTCAGATTGCCGAGGCGATGCAGGCACGGGCCTTCGGCAGCGGGCCGCGGTCCTGCTACAGGCGAGAGCTGGCGCGGCCCCGGGACGCAGTGTGCCTCGCCGCGAGCCTCCTCGCCCTCGCTCTTTCTGCTTACGCCAAGGCTTCCGGTTCTGGGGATTACACCTACTACCCCCGGCTGGCGCCCCTGGCCGACGGCTCTTCCCTCATCCTGCTTCTGGGCATTCTGCTGGCCCTTTCGGTGCCGGCAATCTTGAGTTGGGGGTGGAAGCATTGGCCCTGTTTAAGATCGAAGATCTGA
- a CDS encoding ABC transporter ATP-binding protein — MALFKIEDLTYSYPDGDRPALKNINLEIEEGELLLVVGGSGSGKSSLARLLAGLVPHFYGGRLEGRVLFRGKDLRELDPRLLAARVGVVFQDPEKQLVMTSVEAEIAFGLENLGLPQEEMSRRIAEVTGFLGLSSLKEEFTASLSGGQKQKVALAAVLAMQPEVLILDEPTSQLDPVAAEEFFHLVERLNKEMGYTVVLIEQRLERCFHLADRLVVMEEGEVLRCGRVEEAARWLVENRLPFIPPVARFFASLGAPALPLTVKEGRRELRRLLEDIPLSAGPGPRELQAVLPRKKEPQAQDLVELKGVWFTYPNGREVLRGVSLEVRAGDFVVIMGENAAGKTTLLKNMVGLLKPGRGRVLLLGRDTRAVSLPELARGVGYLSQNPNDYLFQDTVEDELRFTLDSLGLEDNGVVDATLERLGLIAHRKANPRDLSSGERQRVALASVLVARPRLLVLDEPTRGVDCRLKRELGLFLTALAGEGVGVVVVTHDVEFAAEYARRVVVISGGRVVCEGSKHEVLGGSLFYCPQMARLFRGYVEGVLTVEEGIEKLSRKGVFGRCLAVKAGS, encoded by the coding sequence TTGGCCCTGTTTAAGATCGAAGATCTGACCTACTCCTACCCGGACGGAGACCGCCCGGCCTTGAAGAACATCAACCTGGAGATCGAGGAAGGAGAACTGCTGCTGGTAGTAGGGGGTTCGGGCTCCGGGAAATCCTCCCTGGCGCGCCTTCTGGCAGGGCTGGTTCCTCACTTTTACGGGGGAAGGCTGGAAGGCAGGGTGCTCTTCAGGGGAAAGGACCTGCGGGAACTCGACCCGCGCCTTTTGGCTGCTCGCGTGGGTGTTGTTTTCCAGGACCCTGAAAAGCAGCTGGTCATGACTTCTGTGGAGGCCGAGATCGCCTTCGGCCTGGAAAACCTTGGCCTGCCGCAAGAAGAGATGTCCCGCCGCATCGCGGAAGTCACGGGTTTTCTTGGTCTTTCATCCCTGAAGGAAGAGTTCACTGCCAGCCTTTCGGGGGGCCAGAAGCAAAAAGTAGCCCTCGCGGCGGTCCTGGCGATGCAGCCGGAGGTTCTCATTCTAGACGAGCCGACCTCGCAGCTCGATCCCGTGGCCGCTGAAGAGTTTTTCCACCTCGTGGAGCGCCTCAACAAGGAGATGGGGTATACTGTAGTCCTGATCGAGCAGCGCCTGGAAAGGTGCTTCCACCTCGCCGACCGGCTCGTGGTGATGGAAGAAGGAGAAGTCCTCAGGTGCGGTCGGGTAGAGGAGGCGGCGCGGTGGCTGGTCGAAAACCGCCTTCCCTTTATCCCTCCTGTGGCCAGGTTTTTCGCCTCTCTGGGCGCGCCCGCCCTGCCCCTCACGGTAAAAGAGGGGCGGAGAGAACTGAGAAGGCTTCTCGAGGACATCCCCCTCTCCGCGGGGCCCGGACCCCGAGAGCTTCAAGCGGTTCTGCCCCGGAAGAAGGAGCCCCAAGCCCAGGATCTGGTTGAGCTGAAGGGCGTTTGGTTTACTTACCCGAACGGCAGGGAGGTTCTGCGAGGGGTGAGCCTCGAGGTGCGGGCCGGGGATTTCGTGGTGATCATGGGGGAAAACGCGGCTGGCAAGACCACCCTCCTGAAAAACATGGTGGGGCTGCTGAAGCCGGGGCGCGGTAGGGTTCTTCTTTTGGGCAGGGACACGCGCGCTGTTTCCCTGCCGGAGCTGGCGCGCGGTGTCGGCTATCTTTCTCAGAATCCCAACGACTACCTTTTCCAGGACACGGTGGAAGACGAACTCCGCTTCACCCTCGACAGCCTCGGTCTCGAGGACAACGGGGTGGTCGACGCCACTCTGGAAAGGCTCGGGTTGATTGCTCACCGGAAAGCCAACCCCCGCGACCTGAGCAGCGGGGAGCGCCAGCGGGTGGCGCTGGCCTCTGTGCTTGTGGCGCGGCCGCGCCTTTTAGTTCTCGACGAGCCGACGAGGGGTGTTGACTGCCGCCTGAAAAGAGAGCTCGGGCTTTTCTTAACGGCGCTTGCCGGAGAAGGCGTGGGCGTGGTGGTAGTAACCCACGATGTGGAGTTCGCGGCGGAGTACGCCAGGCGCGTGGTCGTGATCAGCGGCGGCAGGGTAGTCTGCGAGGGCTCCAAGCACGAGGTTCTCGGGGGTTCCCTTTTTTATTGCCCCCAGATGGCGAGGCTGTTCAGGGGCTACGTCGAGGGTGTGCTCACCGTAGAAGAAGGAATCGAAAAACTCAGCAGGAAAGGGGTTTTCGGCCGGTGTCTGGCGGTAAAGGCAGGCTCCTGA
- a CDS encoding ECF transporter S component: protein MSGGKGRLLIVSAAGVLAVALLALTVSKRDWGFLCVAFVCGALAFWYWCFERSTASSREVGVVAVLGAIAAVARVPFAALPGIQPATFLIIAAGFVFRPLAGFMVGATAAFVSNFFLGQGPWTPWQMLAWGLAGATAGWLKTAFPRHGRLIAALFCFAWGYLYGWIMDFWFWTAFINPLTWKSFLATYAASFWFDTFHALSNAGFYLLLGSRVIKVLERFQKKIHPIYRW, encoded by the coding sequence GTGTCTGGCGGTAAAGGCAGGCTCCTGATCGTGTCCGCGGCCGGGGTCCTTGCCGTGGCTTTGCTGGCCCTGACGGTTTCGAAGAGGGATTGGGGTTTCTTGTGCGTTGCCTTCGTGTGCGGTGCCCTTGCCTTTTGGTACTGGTGCTTCGAGCGGAGCACGGCCTCCTCCCGGGAGGTAGGGGTGGTCGCCGTCCTCGGAGCCATCGCCGCCGTCGCCCGGGTGCCCTTCGCCGCCCTGCCGGGTATCCAGCCCGCCACTTTCCTGATCATCGCCGCAGGCTTCGTCTTCAGGCCTCTTGCAGGCTTCATGGTGGGCGCGACTGCGGCTTTTGTGTCCAACTTTTTTCTCGGCCAGGGCCCCTGGACCCCCTGGCAGATGCTTGCCTGGGGCCTCGCGGGAGCAACTGCGGGGTGGCTGAAGACCGCTTTCCCCCGCCACGGGCGCCTCATAGCAGCCCTTTTCTGCTTTGCCTGGGGTTACCTGTACGGGTGGATCATGGACTTCTGGTTCTGGACCGCCTTTATCAATCCCCTTACCTGGAAGTCTTTTCTGGCAACGTACGCCGCCAGCTTTTGGTTTGATACCTTTCATGCGCTGAGCAACGCGGGTTTTTACCTGCTGCTTGGATCCCGGGTAATTAAGGTGCTCGAACGCTTTCAGAAAAAAATTCACCCAATTTACCGCTGGTAA
- a CDS encoding Uma2 family endonuclease — MSSIPEHLKFTYEDYLLLPEDRRYEIIGGELFMTPSPKRAHQKISLNLATILWSFAKAHGLGEVYEAPFDVLFSRHDVVQPDVLFVSRENLSIVGENNIQGAPDLIIEILSPATAERDLDLKKKLYARHAVKEYWIVDPDARKVTVYLWKDNDYVKTGVYGEEDSWQPHLLPGLNIKGKDVFA; from the coding sequence ATGTCTTCCATCCCTGAGCACCTCAAGTTTACCTACGAAGATTATCTGCTTTTGCCTGAAGACAGGCGGTATGAAATTATCGGAGGCGAACTTTTCATGACTCCTTCCCCCAAGCGGGCGCATCAGAAGATAAGTTTAAATCTGGCTACCATTTTATGGTCATTCGCCAAAGCCCACGGCCTGGGAGAAGTCTACGAAGCGCCGTTCGATGTGCTTTTCAGCCGCCATGATGTGGTGCAGCCGGATGTGCTCTTCGTGAGCCGCGAGAACCTCTCGATTGTAGGGGAAAATAACATTCAAGGAGCACCTGACCTGATCATCGAGATTTTATCGCCTGCTACCGCCGAAAGAGACCTTGATCTGAAAAAAAAGCTGTACGCCCGCCATGCCGTCAAAGAATACTGGATTGTGGACCCCGACGCCCGAAAAGTGACGGTGTACCTGTGGAAGGACAATGATTACGTAAAAACCGGGGTTTACGGCGAAGAGGATAGCTGGCAGCCTCACCTTTTGCCCGGCCTTAACATTAAGGGCAAGGATGTATTTGCATAA
- a CDS encoding ABC transporter substrate-binding protein yields MEAKSKVIYAYGLILVLIFTLGLGQLALAPAIQAAGIKERRITITDSTGRLVRVPCPPRRIISVNGNASELICAFGAGKKIIGISDTTNFPPQLKDKAKVGKVMTPSIEKIAALKPDLFIAYGSGMALKQEIVSKLQKLGIPVVLLDCGVNSRQEWPKPSQKTEPKRFFCP; encoded by the coding sequence ATGGAAGCGAAAAGCAAGGTTATTTATGCTTATGGTCTCATCCTGGTGTTGATTTTCACCCTGGGCTTAGGTCAGCTTGCCCTTGCCCCGGCGATTCAGGCAGCAGGAATTAAGGAAAGACGAATTACCATTACCGACTCGACAGGCCGTTTGGTCCGGGTTCCCTGCCCGCCCAGGCGGATTATTTCTGTTAACGGCAACGCCTCGGAGTTGATTTGCGCCTTTGGGGCAGGAAAGAAGATTATTGGAATTTCTGATACAACTAATTTTCCTCCGCAGCTAAAGGATAAGGCAAAAGTAGGAAAGGTCATGACACCCAGTATAGAAAAAATCGCGGCATTAAAACCTGATCTCTTCATTGCATACGGAAGCGGCATGGCGCTTAAACAGGAGATCGTAAGCAAGCTGCAGAAACTTGGCATTCCTGTCGTGCTCCTGGACTGCGGGGTGAACTCACGCCAGGAATGGCCGAAGCCATCGCAAAAAACAGAGCCAAAAAGATTCTTTTGCCCTTGA
- a CDS encoding DUF3842 family protein, translating to MAEAIAKNRAKKILLPLTPVQVKVVGMEEEAETKPLNHLVARLVARLEEIAEREAGN from the coding sequence ATGGCCGAAGCCATCGCAAAAAACAGAGCCAAAAAGATTCTTTTGCCCTTGACTCCTGTCCAGGTAAAAGTGGTGGGGATGGAAGAAGAGGCGGAAACCAAACCTTTAAATCACCTGGTGGCAAGGCTGGTCGCAAGGCTGGAAGAGATTGCGGAGCGTGAAGCTGGTAATTAA
- a CDS encoding ABC transporter permease: MGRYLAKRLLYLIPVMLGVSIVTFGLINLAPGDPAELILRSGGVEPTREAVEALREELGLNDPVYIQYGRWLWNAAHLDLGKSFRTGRPVAEEILSRFPATLELTCAAMVFMISLALPAGILSALYRRAFLDHLSRLCALLGASLPGFWLGLVLIYLFAVKLGLLPVMGRGGWRHLVLPAVALGFGLAAVYARILRAGMLDVLGQDYIRVARAKGLKEKWVIGRHALKNALLPAVTLLGMSFGHLLGGAVIVETIFAWPGVGKFAVDSIFNRDYPVIQGYALFMAVVFVLVNLLVDVSYVFLDPRVRLERGK, encoded by the coding sequence TTGGGCCGTTACCTGGCAAAGCGCCTTCTTTACCTCATCCCCGTGATGCTGGGGGTATCCATCGTCACCTTCGGGCTGATCAACCTGGCGCCCGGCGACCCGGCAGAGTTGATCCTGCGCTCCGGCGGGGTGGAGCCGACCAGGGAAGCTGTGGAGGCCCTGCGTGAAGAGCTGGGCCTGAACGACCCGGTATACATTCAGTACGGCCGGTGGCTGTGGAATGCGGCGCACCTGGACCTGGGCAAATCTTTTCGTACCGGGCGGCCCGTGGCGGAAGAAATTCTCTCCCGCTTTCCGGCCACCCTGGAGCTGACCTGCGCGGCCATGGTCTTCATGATCAGCCTTGCCCTGCCGGCAGGGATTTTATCCGCCCTTTACCGCCGTGCCTTTCTAGACCACTTGAGCCGCCTCTGTGCTCTATTAGGGGCTTCGCTGCCCGGCTTCTGGCTGGGGCTCGTGCTCATCTACTTATTCGCAGTGAAACTCGGGCTGTTGCCGGTAATGGGCCGGGGCGGGTGGAGGCACCTCGTGCTTCCGGCGGTAGCCTTAGGGTTTGGGCTGGCCGCCGTCTACGCCCGGATTTTGCGGGCCGGCATGCTGGACGTGCTAGGGCAGGATTACATCAGGGTGGCCCGGGCCAAGGGGCTGAAAGAAAAGTGGGTGATCGGGCGCCACGCCTTGAAGAACGCTCTTTTGCCCGCGGTGACGTTACTGGGCATGAGCTTCGGGCACCTTTTGGGGGGAGCGGTAATTGTGGAAACCATCTTTGCCTGGCCGGGCGTGGGGAAGTTTGCCGTTGATTCCATCTTCAACCGGGACTACCCGGTGATCCAGGGGTATGCCCTTTTCATGGCCGTGGTTTTCGTGCTGGTGAACCTCCTGGTGGATGTGTCTTATGTCTTCTTGGATCCCCGCGTCCGCCTGGAAAGGGGGAAGTAG
- the nikC gene encoding nickel ABC transporter permease subunit NikC, with protein MGISKNSGAGVAGYHIAGKTKGSAGAGSPGVLVAALERLWQDKLALLGLVIILAVLAVAVFAHYIAPNDPVKVDLAQRLAPPGAQYPLGTDHLGRCLLSRLIYGTRVSLATAALALTAIILISIPLGTLAGYCGGRVDNAIMRVVDVLLAFPGLILALVIAGTLGPGLLNVMLALSAVWWVGYARVIRGMVLSVKEKEFVLAARACGTSELGIITRHILPNVLSPVIVLATLDMGKLILAISGLSFLGLGAQPPTPEWGAMLNDGRPYMQVAPQLMIYPGLCIMTVVLAFNLLGDGLRDALDPRGTTGL; from the coding sequence GTGGGCATCTCGAAAAATTCTGGTGCTGGGGTTGCTGGTTACCATATTGCCGGGAAAACAAAAGGTTCTGCAGGAGCTGGCTCGCCTGGAGTGCTGGTCGCCGCGCTGGAAAGACTTTGGCAAGACAAACTGGCTCTTTTGGGGCTGGTGATCATCCTGGCCGTGTTGGCCGTGGCAGTCTTTGCGCACTATATTGCGCCCAACGACCCAGTAAAGGTGGATCTGGCGCAGCGTCTTGCACCGCCCGGCGCGCAGTATCCCCTGGGCACCGACCACCTGGGGCGTTGCCTTTTGTCGCGGTTGATCTATGGCACGAGGGTTTCCCTGGCCACGGCAGCTCTGGCCCTGACGGCGATCATTCTCATCAGCATTCCCCTGGGCACGCTGGCAGGCTACTGCGGAGGGCGGGTGGACAACGCCATCATGCGGGTTGTTGACGTGCTGCTGGCCTTTCCGGGCCTGATCCTGGCGCTGGTTATCGCCGGGACGCTGGGGCCGGGGCTTTTAAACGTGATGCTCGCGCTTTCTGCCGTCTGGTGGGTGGGGTACGCCCGGGTCATCCGGGGGATGGTCCTTTCAGTGAAAGAGAAGGAGTTCGTCCTGGCGGCCCGGGCCTGCGGCACCTCCGAACTGGGCATCATCACCCGACACATCCTGCCCAATGTGCTCTCACCGGTGATCGTCCTGGCCACGCTGGACATGGGCAAGCTGATCCTGGCCATTTCCGGGCTCTCCTTCCTGGGCCTTGGCGCCCAGCCGCCCACGCCGGAGTGGGGGGCCATGCTGAATGACGGCCGCCCTTACATGCAGGTGGCGCCCCAGCTGATGATCTACCCGGGTCTTTGCATCATGACGGTAGTGCTGGCCTTCAACCTCCTGGGTGACGGGCTCAGGGACGCCCTGGACCCGCGGGGGACCACCGGGCTTTAA
- a CDS encoding ABC transporter ATP-binding protein: MSSASVLTVKNLSTHFYTRYGVIKAVDGASFTVAAGKTLGLVGESGCGKSVTALSILRLIEPPGRICSGEVWLNGYDLLRLPSRQLRQVRGREIALVFQDPLTSLNPVLTIGTQLAETIVSHQETTWAEARQRAVELLARMGLPDPERLMRLYPFQLSGGMRQRVMMAMALSLRPKVLIADEPTTALDVTLQAQILAELKQLQEELGMAIILITHDLGVVAAMADEVAVMYAGSIVERGPVAEVFDRPAHPYTRALLRSVPRLDREELVPVEGQPPSLLNLPAHCAFLPRCPQAGAECWGDKPGSREIGPGHTAACHRFSWSRLREAGCG, encoded by the coding sequence ATGTCTTCTGCTTCTGTTCTGACGGTGAAAAATCTCTCCACCCATTTTTACACCCGCTACGGCGTGATCAAAGCCGTAGATGGGGCGAGTTTTACGGTGGCGGCGGGGAAGACCCTGGGTCTGGTGGGGGAGAGCGGCTGCGGCAAGAGCGTTACGGCCCTGTCCATCCTGCGCCTTATTGAGCCGCCGGGAAGGATCTGCTCCGGCGAAGTCTGGTTAAACGGCTACGACCTGCTAAGACTCCCCTCAAGGCAGTTGAGGCAGGTGCGGGGCAGGGAAATAGCACTGGTTTTCCAGGACCCGCTGACCTCCCTGAACCCGGTTTTAACCATCGGCACCCAACTCGCCGAAACTATTGTCTCCCATCAAGAGACAACCTGGGCCGAAGCGCGGCAGCGGGCGGTGGAGCTTCTTGCCCGCATGGGCCTGCCCGACCCGGAAAGGCTCATGCGCCTATATCCATTTCAGCTTTCCGGGGGTATGCGGCAGCGGGTGATGATGGCCATGGCGCTCTCCTTGCGTCCGAAGGTTCTGATTGCCGACGAGCCCACCACTGCCCTGGACGTCACCCTCCAGGCCCAGATCCTGGCGGAGCTGAAGCAGCTGCAGGAGGAGTTGGGGATGGCGATCATTCTCATCACCCACGACCTGGGGGTGGTCGCGGCCATGGCCGATGAAGTGGCGGTGATGTACGCCGGATCGATCGTGGAGCGCGGCCCGGTGGCAGAAGTGTTTGACCGTCCCGCCCACCCCTACACCCGGGCTTTGCTCCGCTCCGTGCCGCGCCTGGATAGAGAAGAACTGGTGCCGGTTGAGGGACAGCCGCCGTCGCTTCTAAATCTCCCGGCCCATTGCGCCTTTCTCCCCCGCTGCCCGCAGGCGGGCGCAGAATGTTGGGGGGATAAACCCGGATCGCGGGAGATCGGGCCGGGTCATACGGCAGCCTGCCACCGCTTTTCCTGGAGCCGATTGAGGGAGGCGGGGTGCGGGTGA
- a CDS encoding ATP-binding cassette domain-containing protein, with amino-acid sequence MRVSLLEVRELVKHYAGKRGIFAGHREKVRAVDGVSFSLARGETLGLVGESGCGKSTLGRLVVRLEEPTAGKILFAGEEITAWTGRKLRELRRRVQIVFQDSYSSLNPRRTVGAIIEEPLANFGVAKEERRERVRELLTLVGLEPGDAPKYPHEFSGGQRQRINIARALALEPELIVCDEPVSSLDVSIRAQILNLLRELKRRLNLSYLFISHDLAAVKYLADRVAVMYLGKLVEILAAEGLVSQARHPYTRALLQAVPEPDPRQRTGQKPVVRGEPPDPANPPPGCRFHPRCPQVRGVCRKEEPVLKEVGKGHLVRCHLS; translated from the coding sequence GTGCGGGTGAGCCTCTTAGAGGTAAGGGAACTGGTGAAGCACTACGCAGGAAAAAGGGGGATATTTGCGGGTCATCGGGAAAAGGTACGGGCGGTGGACGGCGTCTCTTTCTCCCTGGCCCGGGGAGAGACCCTGGGCCTGGTGGGGGAGAGCGGCTGCGGCAAGAGCACCCTGGGGCGGCTGGTGGTGCGGCTGGAAGAACCTACGGCCGGGAAAATTCTTTTTGCTGGCGAGGAGATCACTGCCTGGACGGGGAGAAAGCTGCGAGAGCTGCGCCGCCGGGTCCAGATCGTCTTCCAGGACTCTTATTCCTCGCTCAACCCGCGCCGGACGGTGGGGGCAATCATTGAGGAACCCCTGGCCAATTTCGGCGTGGCGAAAGAGGAGCGCCGGGAGCGGGTGCGTGAGCTTTTAACGCTCGTCGGCCTGGAACCTGGGGATGCGCCAAAATACCCGCACGAATTCAGCGGGGGCCAGCGCCAGCGCATCAACATCGCCCGAGCGCTGGCCTTAGAGCCGGAACTGATTGTCTGCGACGAGCCCGTTTCCAGTTTGGACGTCTCCATCCGGGCACAGATCTTGAATCTGCTGCGGGAGCTGAAAAGACGACTCAATCTATCGTACCTCTTCATATCCCACGACCTGGCGGCGGTGAAGTATCTTGCCGACCGGGTGGCGGTGATGTACCTGGGCAAGCTCGTGGAGATCCTGGCGGCAGAAGGCCTCGTATCACAGGCCCGCCACCCCTACACCCGGGCGCTTCTACAGGCGGTGCCGGAACCCGACCCGCGGCAAAGAACCGGCCAAAAACCGGTGGTGCGGGGCGAGCCGCCCGACCCGGCGAATCCCCCGCCGGGCTGCCGCTTTCACCCCCGCTGCCCGCAAGTTCGCGGCGTTTGCCGGAAAGAGGAGCCCGTTCTGAAGGAGGTGGGGAAGGGTCATCTGGTGAGGTGCCATTTGAGTTAG